In Sphingobacterium zeae, one genomic interval encodes:
- a CDS encoding HesB/IscA family protein, giving the protein MITVTDKAKTRIEEIMKDEQYDSNYFVRVAVESGGCSGLSYKLNFDNEEKKGDQFFEDKGVKVCLDIKSFLYLAGTELDYSDGLNGKGFEFHNPNASRTCACGESFSV; this is encoded by the coding sequence ATGATTACAGTTACTGACAAGGCAAAAACTCGTATCGAGGAAATCATGAAGGATGAGCAATATGACAGCAATTACTTTGTGCGCGTTGCTGTAGAAAGCGGAGGCTGCTCAGGTTTAAGCTATAAGCTTAACTTCGACAACGAAGAAAAAAAAGGTGATCAATTTTTTGAAGATAAAGGAGTGAAAGTCTGTTTAGATATTAAATCATTTTTATATTTAGCTGGTACAGAGCTGGATTATTCAGATGGTCTAAATGGAAAGGGATTTGAATTTCACAATCCCAATGCAAGTCGCACATGTGCTTGTGGCGAAAGCTTTTCCGTATAG
- a CDS encoding ABC transporter ATP-binding protein, translating into MKTYFRLLSFAKPIEKFAIPYVIFTLITVIFSTLNLALLAPLLHTLFNAGNTTVEAVEPETYTDILAWFNYYASVANNQLGAYGALKYVCIVIVISVFISNLFRYFCQRIMENFRIHTLLKLRRAVFDNVMDLHVGYFTGQRKGDIVSKVASDVQVVQYSVTGTLQVVFKEPLQLIAYIVMLFNISAQLTFFSLLVIPISGFFIARIVKNLKTQAHAAQESYGNMISYLDEALSGIKIIKAFNAVSFIKDRFHNENEHYANIGRAMAKRQQLSSPVSELLGVIMVAIILLYGGHLVLSGDKSLTAPEFIAYIAIFSQVMRPAKALTDSFSGIHNGLAAGERVLELIDEKTEVKDSEDAKLVKSFEKSIVFNQVSFSYNQDKEILQHIDLTIEKGKIVALVGPSGGGKSTLVDLIPRFMDVTGGQILFDGTDLRALNQDSLRDMIGVVNQESILFNDTIFNNIAFANVSASPEEVETAARIANAHEFILKTEHGYQTNIGDRGGKLSGGQRQRICIARAVLKNPPIMLLDEATSALDTESEKLVQDSLYKLMDNRTTVVIAHRLSTIQNADKIVVIEAGKIVEMGSHSELIQREGLYRKLIEMQQFTD; encoded by the coding sequence ATGAAAACATATTTTAGGCTCTTATCGTTTGCTAAACCCATTGAGAAATTTGCAATCCCATATGTAATTTTCACGCTGATCACGGTTATTTTTAGTACATTAAATTTAGCATTGCTTGCTCCATTACTCCACACACTTTTTAACGCTGGTAATACGACCGTCGAAGCGGTAGAACCCGAGACTTATACCGATATTCTCGCGTGGTTTAATTACTATGCAAGTGTTGCCAATAACCAGCTTGGCGCCTATGGGGCGTTGAAATATGTGTGTATTGTTATTGTAATCTCAGTTTTTATCAGCAATCTGTTTCGTTATTTCTGCCAACGTATCATGGAAAACTTTCGCATTCATACTTTACTCAAATTGCGCAGAGCGGTTTTTGATAACGTGATGGATCTTCATGTTGGCTATTTTACGGGGCAGCGAAAAGGGGATATTGTGTCTAAGGTTGCTTCAGATGTACAGGTGGTGCAGTATTCTGTTACAGGAACTTTACAAGTTGTTTTTAAAGAGCCTTTGCAGCTAATAGCCTATATCGTCATGCTGTTTAACATTTCAGCACAATTGACATTCTTTTCGCTCTTGGTTATTCCCATCTCTGGTTTTTTTATCGCTCGGATTGTTAAAAATCTCAAAACTCAGGCGCATGCTGCTCAGGAATCTTATGGAAACATGATATCCTATTTGGATGAAGCGTTGTCTGGCATCAAAATAATTAAAGCTTTTAATGCGGTATCGTTTATTAAGGACAGGTTTCATAATGAGAACGAACATTATGCGAATATTGGCCGTGCTATGGCTAAACGGCAACAGTTAAGTTCACCCGTTTCAGAATTGCTTGGCGTTATTATGGTGGCAATTATTCTTCTGTATGGAGGTCATTTGGTCCTTTCAGGCGACAAAAGCTTGACCGCACCGGAGTTTATTGCCTACATCGCTATTTTTTCGCAAGTCATGCGTCCTGCAAAAGCTTTAACGGATTCTTTTAGTGGTATCCACAATGGTCTTGCCGCGGGTGAACGGGTTTTGGAACTTATTGATGAAAAGACTGAAGTGAAAGATTCCGAAGATGCCAAACTTGTTAAAAGCTTTGAGAAAAGTATCGTATTTAACCAGGTGAGCTTTTCGTACAACCAAGACAAGGAAATCTTACAGCATATTGATTTAACAATAGAAAAAGGGAAAATCGTTGCATTGGTAGGTCCTTCAGGAGGAGGTAAATCGACTTTAGTCGATTTGATTCCGCGATTTATGGACGTTACGGGTGGGCAGATTCTCTTTGATGGTACAGATTTAAGGGCGCTAAATCAGGATTCTTTACGGGATATGATCGGTGTAGTGAATCAGGAATCTATTTTATTTAATGATACGATTTTTAACAATATTGCTTTTGCAAATGTTTCTGCCAGTCCGGAGGAAGTAGAAACTGCTGCACGGATTGCGAATGCGCATGAATTTATTTTGAAAACAGAGCATGGTTACCAGACCAACATTGGTGATAGGGGTGGTAAATTATCAGGTGGTCAACGTCAGCGCATATGTATTGCGCGAGCAGTATTAAAAAATCCGCCAATCATGCTACTTGACGAAGCAACTTCTGCTTTAGACACTGAATCTGAGAAATTGGTACAGGACTCTCTTTATAAATTAATGGATAATAGAACAACAGTTGTCATTGCGCATCGCTTAAGTACCATTCAGAATGCAGACAAAATTGTTGTTATTGAAGCGGGGAAGATTGTAGAGATGGGCAGTCATAGTGAGCTGATACAGCGTGAAGGATTGTATCGGAAATTAATCGAAATGCAACAATTTACAGATTAG
- a CDS encoding histidine phosphatase family protein: MKKTFYFIRHGQTDLNLKGIVQGRGVNSPLNKMGVAQAQAFFDRYNTVPFDKIYTSTLLRTHQTVQGFLDLNLPWEQLVGLDEISWGVYEGKEQTPELLAGFEKLVAAWRNGELDVSIENGESPNELMARQQVALDHMLAQTDEKNILVCMHGRALRIMLCLMTGVEARYMDDFPHTNTALYKLLYDNGQFEIVDHYNIAHLEALIDE; encoded by the coding sequence TTGAAAAAGACATTTTATTTTATACGGCACGGACAGACTGATCTAAATTTAAAAGGCATTGTACAGGGGAGAGGAGTTAATTCGCCGCTGAACAAGATGGGGGTAGCGCAAGCTCAGGCTTTCTTTGATCGTTACAATACCGTGCCTTTTGATAAAATATATACCTCAACCTTATTACGTACGCATCAAACTGTACAGGGATTTCTTGATTTGAACTTACCTTGGGAGCAGCTCGTTGGATTGGATGAAATAAGCTGGGGAGTTTATGAGGGAAAAGAGCAAACACCGGAGTTGTTAGCTGGTTTTGAAAAATTAGTCGCAGCATGGCGCAATGGAGAATTGGATGTCAGTATTGAAAATGGAGAGTCTCCCAATGAGCTGATGGCCCGTCAGCAGGTCGCCTTGGATCATATGCTAGCTCAGACAGACGAAAAGAATATTCTCGTATGTATGCACGGACGTGCATTAAGGATTATGCTTTGCCTCATGACGGGCGTAGAGGCCCGCTATATGGATGATTTTCCGCACACCAATACTGCTTTATATAAATTGCTGTATGATAATGGTCAATTCGAGATTGTAGACCATTACAACATTGCACACTTAGAAGCATTGATAGATGAATAA
- a CDS encoding prephenate dehydrogenase translates to MNIAIVGVGLIGGSAAIRLKETKFCDKIIGVDKSQKNLDKAMHIGFIDETASLEDAIKRCKVLVLTIPVDAILHVVPQILDLVTDQVVIDMGSTKTNILHKIKNHPNRGRYVAAHPMAGTEYSGPEAAVAGLFKGKMMVYVEAFKTDEDAFEIADAITDQLEMRSCFMNADEHDVHTAYVSHISHLTSFALALTVLEKEKSQGRIFELAGSGFESTVRLAKSSPDMWTPIFKQNRENVLEVLEEHIKQLQSLHDAIATEDYDKLHKLITRSNKIKRIIK, encoded by the coding sequence ATGAACATTGCCATTGTAGGCGTAGGCTTGATCGGCGGGTCAGCTGCCATTCGCCTAAAAGAAACAAAATTCTGCGACAAAATCATCGGTGTAGATAAAAGTCAGAAGAACTTAGATAAAGCAATGCATATCGGCTTCATTGACGAAACGGCAAGCTTAGAGGATGCGATTAAGAGGTGTAAAGTATTGGTGCTTACGATTCCTGTCGATGCCATTTTACATGTTGTTCCTCAAATTTTGGATCTCGTCACCGATCAGGTCGTCATTGACATGGGATCAACGAAAACAAATATTCTCCATAAAATTAAGAATCATCCTAACCGGGGGCGTTATGTAGCAGCCCATCCAATGGCTGGAACAGAATATTCGGGACCGGAAGCAGCTGTAGCCGGCTTGTTCAAAGGCAAAATGATGGTATATGTCGAAGCCTTTAAAACCGATGAGGATGCGTTCGAGATCGCCGATGCTATTACGGACCAACTAGAGATGCGAAGTTGTTTTATGAATGCCGATGAACACGATGTACATACCGCTTATGTATCCCACATCTCCCATCTCACTTCTTTTGCACTTGCCTTAACAGTATTGGAAAAAGAAAAATCTCAAGGACGTATTTTCGAACTTGCAGGCTCCGGATTTGAATCTACGGTTCGTCTGGCCAAAAGCTCACCGGATATGTGGACACCTATTTTCAAGCAGAATCGAGAAAACGTACTCGAAGTGCTCGAAGAGCATATCAAGCAACTTCAATCCTTGCATGACGCTATTGCCACAGAGGACTATGACAAATTACACAAACTCATTACCCGTTCCAATAAAATAAAAAGGATTATCAAATAA
- a CDS encoding pyridoxal phosphate-dependent aminotransferase: MQIDVAKRLQHTEEYYFSKKLREIDDLNKQGMRVINLGIGSPDLPPHREVIETLSTNAQLPNAHGYQNYKGAPALRQAVADWYQRYYHATFNPNTEILPLIGSKEGIVHICMTYLQEGDQALIPNPGYPAYAAAVRLSGAEAITYNLTQEKNWLIDLDELKKQDLSKVKLMWINYPHMPTGASAPDAFYQELIQFAKMHNILICHDNPYSFILTDTPRSIMSMPGAKDVAIELNSLSKSSNMAGWRIGVLVGAEERINQVLRFKSNMDSGMFLPVQLAAAKALQLDASWYADLNKIYAERRQQVYEIMDLLDCSYQKDQVGLFVWAHISEKYKDGYALSDAVLDKSRVFITPGGIFGDKGDQYIRISLCATVTVLKESIQRIKDNF; the protein is encoded by the coding sequence ATGCAAATAGACGTTGCCAAAAGATTGCAGCACACCGAAGAATATTATTTCTCCAAAAAATTAAGGGAAATAGATGATTTAAATAAACAGGGTATGCGCGTGATCAACCTAGGAATCGGAAGTCCAGATTTGCCCCCGCATCGGGAAGTAATCGAGACATTAAGTACGAATGCCCAACTCCCAAATGCGCATGGCTATCAAAATTATAAAGGTGCTCCTGCCCTACGACAGGCCGTTGCGGATTGGTATCAACGTTATTATCATGCAACTTTTAATCCAAATACAGAGATACTCCCCTTAATTGGATCAAAAGAAGGGATTGTGCACATCTGCATGACTTATCTTCAAGAAGGAGATCAAGCGCTTATCCCTAATCCTGGATACCCAGCTTACGCTGCAGCCGTACGGCTGAGTGGTGCCGAAGCGATTACCTATAACCTAACGCAAGAGAAGAATTGGCTTATTGATTTGGATGAGCTCAAAAAACAGGACTTGTCAAAAGTTAAATTGATGTGGATAAACTATCCCCACATGCCAACCGGTGCCTCTGCGCCTGATGCATTTTATCAGGAACTGATTCAATTTGCCAAAATGCACAACATTCTGATTTGCCACGACAATCCATACAGCTTTATTTTAACGGATACGCCAAGAAGCATTATGAGCATGCCTGGTGCGAAAGACGTGGCCATTGAATTGAATTCCCTGAGCAAATCTTCCAATATGGCCGGATGGCGCATTGGTGTGCTCGTCGGTGCCGAAGAACGTATAAATCAAGTGCTGCGTTTCAAAAGCAACATGGACTCCGGTATGTTTTTACCTGTTCAGCTGGCGGCTGCAAAAGCCTTACAACTTGATGCATCCTGGTATGCCGATCTAAACAAAATTTACGCCGAAAGACGTCAACAGGTTTATGAAATTATGGATTTGCTTGACTGCTCCTATCAAAAAGACCAAGTAGGCCTGTTTGTCTGGGCCCATATTTCTGAAAAATATAAAGATGGGTATGCGCTCAGCGACGCTGTTTTGGATAAATCACGGGTATTCATCACACCTGGCGGAATTTTCGGAGATAAAGGCGATCAATATATTCGCATCAGTCTCTGCGCCACAGTAACGGTACTCAAAGAATCAATCCAACGTATTAAAGATAATTTCTAA
- the mqnE gene encoding aminofutalosine synthase MqnE: MNAIDKLNFLINDKNLAVDWRNIAEKVLREERITFDEGVLLYEKGELGYLGVLANYIREKRHGDRTFFNRNFHIEPTNVCVYDCKFCSYSRLIKERAEGWEMEVDGMMDIVKKYDNEPVTEVHITGGVVPKQNLEFYADFFRRCKEHRPELHIKGLTPVEYYYIFKKAKLSHYDGLKYLQSCGLDSMPGGGAEIFHPEIREQIAHDKCTAEQWLDIHEQAHKLGMHTNATMLYGHIEQFWHRVDHMDRLRQLQDKTGGFQTFIPLKFRNKGNQMSHIPEVSVIEDLRNYAVARIYMDNFDHIKAYWAMISRDTAQLSLAFGVDDIDGTLDDTTKIYSMAGAEEQKPGMTTQEVVELIKNVGRHPIERDTLYNVVTDYKDVVFDQGNQKKSYYALPVVNS, encoded by the coding sequence ATGAACGCAATAGATAAATTGAATTTCTTGATTAACGACAAAAACTTAGCTGTCGACTGGAGAAATATAGCGGAGAAAGTTTTGCGAGAGGAACGTATCACGTTTGATGAAGGGGTTCTTTTGTATGAAAAAGGTGAATTGGGCTATCTTGGTGTACTTGCGAATTATATCCGTGAGAAACGTCATGGTGACCGTACTTTTTTCAATCGTAATTTTCACATTGAGCCGACCAATGTCTGTGTTTATGACTGTAAGTTCTGTTCGTATTCCAGGCTCATAAAGGAGCGGGCAGAAGGCTGGGAGATGGAGGTTGACGGTATGATGGATATTGTCAAAAAGTATGACAATGAGCCTGTGACGGAAGTTCATATCACGGGAGGTGTCGTTCCTAAACAAAACCTCGAGTTTTACGCCGATTTTTTCCGTAGATGTAAGGAGCACCGTCCTGAATTGCATATCAAAGGACTTACACCTGTTGAATATTACTATATTTTTAAGAAGGCAAAACTGAGCCATTACGATGGCCTCAAGTATTTGCAATCTTGCGGGTTGGATTCTATGCCGGGGGGAGGTGCAGAGATTTTTCATCCAGAAATCAGAGAACAGATCGCGCATGATAAATGTACGGCTGAACAATGGTTAGATATTCACGAGCAGGCACACAAGCTAGGTATGCACACCAACGCAACCATGCTTTATGGTCATATCGAACAGTTTTGGCACCGCGTAGATCACATGGATCGCTTAAGACAATTGCAGGATAAGACGGGGGGCTTTCAGACATTTATTCCTTTGAAATTTAGAAATAAAGGGAACCAAATGTCCCATATTCCAGAAGTATCCGTGATAGAGGACTTGAGAAATTATGCCGTTGCTCGGATATACATGGATAATTTTGATCATATTAAGGCCTATTGGGCAATGATCTCAAGAGATACAGCGCAGTTATCCTTGGCGTTTGGCGTAGATGATATCGATGGAACATTGGACGATACAACAAAGATATACAGCATGGCAGGAGCGGAGGAGCAAAAGCCAGGAATGACCACACAAGAAGTTGTTGAACTCATAAAAAATGTTGGCCGTCATCCTATTGAAAGAGATACGCTGTATAATGTGGTTACAGATTATAAAGATGTTGTATTTGATCAAGGTAATCAAAAGAAAAGCTATTACGCATTACCCGTTGTTAATTCATAA
- a CDS encoding DEAD/DEAH box helicase: MQLKAILDKLDISSLNEMQQRVLESYQKDHDFLLLSPTGSGKTLAFSLLILQQLKAEARKVQVLIVVPTRELALQIEQVLRKVATGHKITCAYGGHHTRIEKNAFKDAPAIIIGTPGRIKQHIEEQNFDPSNIHTLVLDEFDKSLELGFQHQMDFIIQRIPTIKSRILTSATMMDTLPPFTQIKQPILVDFLHNSKHTPQITIRKVVAPVQKKLEALLKLICKIGTKKMIVFCNHRDAVDHISELLANRNIIHDTFHGGLEQQDRELALLKFRNHSNHVLITTDLAARGLDIPEVDAIIHYQLPHKEDNFIHRNGRTARMQAQGDVYVILKPEEIYPYIPTEISEEEFPEFYNLPENSPFATLYISAGRKDKINKIDIVGFLLNLEGIEKDDIGIIEVKDKSAYVAVRRKFASIIINKANGQKIKGRKVKIGRT, encoded by the coding sequence ATGCAGTTAAAAGCTATTTTAGACAAATTAGATATTTCATCCTTAAATGAAATGCAACAAAGGGTATTGGAATCGTATCAGAAGGATCACGATTTTCTCCTACTTTCGCCCACCGGATCTGGCAAAACTTTAGCCTTTTCATTACTCATCTTGCAACAATTGAAGGCGGAGGCTCGAAAAGTTCAAGTATTAATAGTAGTGCCTACACGCGAGCTTGCTTTACAGATTGAACAAGTGCTACGCAAGGTCGCTACAGGCCACAAAATCACTTGCGCATATGGTGGACATCACACACGCATCGAAAAAAATGCTTTCAAAGATGCCCCTGCAATTATCATTGGAACACCAGGACGTATAAAACAGCATATAGAAGAGCAAAATTTTGATCCCTCCAACATCCACACTCTTGTGCTCGACGAGTTTGATAAATCCTTGGAACTCGGATTCCAGCATCAAATGGATTTTATTATTCAACGCATCCCCACGATCAAATCAAGAATATTAACTTCCGCAACGATGATGGACACGCTCCCACCGTTCACGCAAATAAAGCAGCCCATCCTTGTTGACTTTCTTCACAACTCAAAACATACCCCGCAGATTACAATTAGAAAAGTAGTTGCTCCAGTTCAAAAGAAATTAGAGGCACTACTTAAACTCATCTGCAAGATTGGCACAAAAAAAATGATTGTCTTCTGTAATCACCGCGATGCAGTAGACCACATTAGTGAACTTCTAGCCAATCGCAATATTATCCACGATACCTTTCATGGGGGACTTGAACAACAGGATCGCGAGCTGGCACTTCTCAAATTCCGAAACCATTCTAATCATGTACTGATCACAACAGACCTTGCTGCAAGGGGATTGGATATTCCAGAAGTTGATGCCATTATACATTACCAGCTGCCACACAAAGAAGACAATTTTATTCACCGTAATGGACGTACAGCCCGTATGCAAGCTCAGGGTGATGTCTATGTAATCCTCAAACCGGAAGAAATATACCCATACATTCCAACAGAAATTTCTGAGGAAGAATTCCCGGAATTCTATAATCTCCCTGAAAACTCACCATTTGCGACACTCTATATTAGTGCCGGGCGAAAGGATAAGATCAACAAGATCGATATTGTCGGATTTTTGCTCAATTTGGAAGGAATTGAGAAGGATGACATTGGTATCATAGAAGTAAAAGACAAATCAGCATACGTTGCTGTCCGAAGAAAATTTGCTTCCATTATTATCAATAAAGCGAATGGGCAAAAAATTAAGGGACGTAAAGTGAAAATTGGACGCACCTAA
- a CDS encoding menaquinone biosynthetic enzyme MqnA/MqnD family protein, producing the protein MNKIRVSAVSYTNTYPFLNGIRQSKIMEQIDLSVDYPSACAQKVIDDEADIGIIPTAALLSLPEYYINTDFCIGTEGAVDSVFIFANKPIEEVETLRLDKQSRTSNGLARVLIKNYWKKEVELITDESTEPDAYVLIGDRTFGKKNAVPYVYDLGKEWFNFTGLPFAFALWVSNKELPVSFVEQFNEALAYGVEHATDVIAGLPEFEGFDYTKYLTQHLDFHLTDKKREAVKLYLRYLKALG; encoded by the coding sequence ATGAATAAAATTAGAGTTTCTGCCGTATCGTATACAAATACGTATCCATTTCTGAATGGTATACGTCAATCAAAAATAATGGAGCAGATCGATTTGAGTGTCGATTATCCAAGTGCTTGTGCACAGAAAGTAATTGATGACGAAGCTGATATCGGTATTATCCCGACAGCTGCTTTATTAAGTCTTCCTGAATATTATATCAATACGGATTTTTGTATAGGTACAGAAGGTGCCGTCGATTCCGTATTTATTTTTGCTAATAAACCTATTGAGGAGGTGGAAACCTTACGCTTGGATAAACAATCGCGCACTTCAAATGGATTAGCCCGTGTATTGATTAAGAACTATTGGAAAAAAGAAGTAGAATTGATCACTGACGAATCTACCGAGCCAGATGCTTATGTATTAATTGGAGATCGCACCTTCGGTAAAAAGAACGCAGTTCCCTATGTCTATGATTTGGGAAAAGAGTGGTTTAATTTTACAGGACTGCCCTTCGCTTTCGCTTTATGGGTAAGCAACAAAGAGCTTCCAGTATCTTTTGTGGAACAATTTAATGAGGCTTTAGCATATGGTGTGGAACATGCAACTGATGTTATTGCCGGTCTACCCGAGTTTGAAGGCTTTGATTACACAAAATATTTAACACAGCATCTCGATTTCCATCTAACAGATAAAAAGCGAGAGGCTGTAAAATTGTATCTTCGCTACTTAAAAGCATTGGGTTAA
- the asnA gene encoding aspartate--ammonia ligase, translating into MRSSPRMVFHLTHMEGRKLLNTEVAISFVKDTFVQQLKKALNLIPISSPLVVLDGTGLNDDLNGIERPVSFPIKSLNEKRAVVVHSLAKWKRVRLKELEMLSGEGIVTDMKALRPDEDYTPIHSIYVDQWDWEKVIDKNQRNLASLKETVLKIYEALRFTELEVENKYPHTKAILPETITFISSEDLLQKYPNLTAKERENAITKEHGAVFLHGIGGALSNGVAHDGRAADYDDWSTANEDGHKGLNGDILVWNPVLNSAFELSSMGIRVDKTALAHQMEIRNCTEKSKLTFHSMLLNDELPESMGGGIGQSRVCMFMLKKQHIGEVQVSIWEEDKKVSLRREGIDIL; encoded by the coding sequence ATGCGTAGCAGTCCGCGCATGGTATTTCATTTAACACATATGGAGGGAAGAAAACTTTTAAATACCGAAGTTGCTATCAGCTTCGTTAAAGATACATTTGTCCAACAATTAAAAAAAGCCTTAAATCTAATTCCAATCTCTTCACCACTGGTGGTTTTGGACGGGACCGGGTTAAACGATGACCTGAATGGAATTGAGCGTCCGGTATCATTTCCAATAAAATCATTGAATGAAAAAAGAGCTGTCGTCGTACATTCCCTTGCAAAATGGAAAAGAGTACGTTTAAAAGAGCTCGAGATGTTATCTGGCGAAGGCATCGTTACAGATATGAAAGCACTGCGTCCTGATGAAGATTACACCCCTATTCATTCCATCTATGTAGACCAATGGGATTGGGAAAAGGTAATCGATAAAAATCAGCGCAATTTGGCTTCGTTAAAGGAAACAGTACTAAAAATTTATGAAGCTTTGCGATTTACCGAATTAGAGGTGGAAAACAAGTATCCTCATACAAAAGCGATTCTTCCAGAAACCATTACTTTTATTTCATCTGAAGACTTGTTGCAAAAATACCCCAACCTAACGGCAAAAGAACGTGAAAATGCCATTACAAAAGAGCACGGTGCCGTATTCTTACATGGCATTGGAGGCGCCCTCAGCAATGGCGTAGCTCACGATGGTCGCGCAGCGGACTACGACGATTGGAGTACTGCTAATGAAGACGGGCACAAAGGATTGAACGGAGACATTCTTGTATGGAACCCAGTTCTAAATTCAGCTTTTGAACTCTCATCCATGGGAATTCGTGTTGATAAAACGGCGCTAGCACATCAAATGGAAATCAGAAACTGCACAGAAAAATCAAAACTGACTTTTCACAGCATGCTGCTGAATGACGAATTGCCTGAATCCATGGGCGGGGGTATCGGACAATCCCGCGTCTGTATGTTTATGCTCAAGAAACAGCATATAGGCGAAGTTCAAGTCAGTATATGGGAAGAGGACAAAAAAGTGTCCTTAAGAAGAGAAGGTATTGATATCTTATAA
- a CDS encoding cysteine desulfurase family protein, with protein sequence MKDIIYLDNNATTRILDEVWNEMTPYFIQNYANASSVYHQMGREANSAVQQARSNIAAALNCAPKEIFFNSGATESINTVIKGIFEKYQSKGKHIITAATEHKAVLSCCEQLAKKGAVVTYLPVDTQGMIALDDLRNAITEQTILVCIMAANNETGVLAPITDIAQICTEKNVLFFCDATQAIGKVDIDLQQLNIDILCLSAHKVHGPKGVGALYIRRKSKPIQISPLIVGGGQENEFRGGTYNVPAIVGLGKAISIIHPALYSTVGRNRDLLEKLLNDIPEIIIHGRNVPRLPNTSYISFRHILAGEIMTACPKLALSSGSACVTGSREPSHVLMAMGQSKENALSAIRFSLSLLTTKEEIIQCAEMIKETVKKIRDQSPIWKMFKDSLIN encoded by the coding sequence ATGAAGGATATAATATATTTAGACAATAATGCCACGACGCGTATTTTGGACGAAGTATGGAATGAAATGACACCTTACTTCATCCAAAACTATGCAAACGCATCAAGTGTCTATCACCAAATGGGCCGTGAAGCCAATTCTGCGGTACAGCAAGCTCGCAGCAATATTGCAGCTGCGCTTAACTGTGCTCCGAAAGAAATATTCTTCAATTCTGGCGCGACGGAGAGTATCAATACCGTTATTAAAGGTATATTCGAAAAATATCAGTCGAAAGGAAAGCACATTATCACCGCCGCAACGGAACACAAAGCCGTATTAAGTTGCTGTGAGCAATTGGCTAAAAAAGGAGCAGTTGTTACCTATCTTCCAGTCGACACCCAGGGCATGATTGCCCTGGATGATCTGAGAAACGCAATAACCGAGCAAACAATATTGGTCTGTATTATGGCGGCCAATAACGAAACAGGTGTATTGGCTCCGATCACAGATATTGCCCAAATCTGCACCGAAAAAAATGTTTTATTTTTTTGTGATGCAACACAGGCCATTGGAAAAGTCGATATTGATTTACAGCAGCTGAATATTGATATACTCTGCTTAAGTGCCCACAAAGTTCATGGGCCAAAGGGAGTCGGCGCACTCTACATCCGGAGAAAATCTAAACCCATTCAAATTAGCCCGCTCATCGTAGGTGGAGGCCAAGAAAATGAATTTAGAGGCGGTACATACAACGTCCCTGCAATCGTTGGACTTGGAAAGGCAATCTCAATCATTCATCCCGCATTATATAGCACAGTGGGAAGGAACCGTGACCTTTTAGAAAAGTTGCTAAACGATATTCCCGAAATCATCATTCATGGAAGAAATGTACCGCGTCTACCAAATACCAGTTACATCAGTTTCCGACATATCCTAGCCGGTGAAATAATGACTGCCTGCCCCAAACTGGCACTTTCTTCTGGCTCGGCTTGTGTGACCGGATCCAGGGAACCTTCGCATGTGTTAATGGCCATGGGACAATCCAAAGAAAACGCATTATCAGCTATTCGATTTAGCTTAAGCCTATTGACCACCAAAGAGGAGATTATCCAGTGCGCGGAAATGATCAAAGAAACTGTCAAAAAAATACGCGATCAATCGCCTATATGGAAAATGTTCAAAGATAGTCTGATCAATTAA